The sequence below is a genomic window from Oscillospiraceae bacterium.
GCGGTAGGCGCGCAGCCTGTCCATGGGGAAGGTGGCCAGGTAGATCCCCTCCTCCTCCCCGGCCTCCACCACCAGCATGTCCCTGGCCTCCACCACGCCGGGGCGGATTTCGCCGTAGGCCATGCCGTCGAAGGCGGAGGAGTGGCCGTTGCAGTCCGGCTGTCCGTAGGGGTAGTTGACCGTGGCGACGCCCACCATGTTCTCGAAGGCCCGGGCGCGGAGCTGGCAGAGGCGGTTGAGCTCCATGGGGCAGGCGTTGGGCACCAAAAGGATCTCCGCCCCCTGGAGCATGAGGATCCGGGCGCTCTCGGGGAACTCCCGGTCGTAGCAGATCATGGCCCCCACCCGGACCGGCCCGGAGCGGGTGTCCAGCTGCGCCGTATAAAAGCCCTCCCCCGGCGTGAGGGCGCGCTCCTCCCCAAAGTCGCAGGTGTGCACCTTGGCGTAGGTCAGCGCCGGGCGGCCGAAGCGGTCGAAGACGGTTAAACTGTTTCTGGGCAGGGGCTCGTACCGCTCCAGGTAGGTGACGCCGACGGCCATGTCCAGCTCCCGCGCCAGGTCACGGAAGGCCAACAGGAAGGGGGCGTCCGACCCCAGGGCCTCCCGCTCCAGCCCCTCCGGGCCTCCGGGCAGGCCGTAGCCGTTGCTCCACATCTCCGGGAAGAGGGCCAGATCCGCCCCCATGGCCCTGGCCGCCCGGCAGGCGTCCAGGCCCTTGCGCAGGTTCTCCGCCCTGCTCTTCCCCGGCAGCAGCTGCAGCAGGGCCACGCGGAAATACTCCATACGATCGCTCCTTAAAAATAAAGTCGAGAGCAGACGGGGGGCCGCAGCCCCCCGCCCGCTCTCAACACACATAACACACAACGAATCAGTAGGACGAGGCATAGGTGAACGGCAGACCGCCGTATGCGGAGATCGGGTCGATGCGGGAGCCGCCCACCCGGATCTCCAGGTGCAGGTGGTAGCCGTTGGCCGACCCCGTCATGCCCACGTAGCCGATCACGTCCCCCTGCTTGACGATGTCCCCCTCGGAACAGCTGCGGGCGTTCATATGGGCGTAGAGGGTGGAGTCCCCGCCGTCGTGGTCAATGACCACGTAGTTGCCGTAGGAGCCGTTGTAGCCGGAGGTGAGCACCTGCCCGCCCCGGGCCGCCTCGATGGAGGTGCCCTTGGGGGCGGCGATGTCCAGCCCGGTGTGGAAGCTGTTGGCCACCCCGGTGATGGGGTGGGTGCGGTAGCCGTACCGGGAGGTGAGGCGGTAGTTGCCGGGCAGGGGCCAGTGGTAGCCCGTGCCGGGGTCCAGCACCACGTTGTTCCTGCGCCGCTCCTCCTCCAGCTCCTTCTGCTTCTGGGCGATCTCGGCGGCGATCTTGGCCGCGTCCGCCTGCTCCTGCTCCAGCAGCTTCTTGGCGGCGGCCTCCTGGCTGCTCAGCGCGCTGAGCACCGACCGGGCCTCGGCCACCTTGGCGGCCTGGGCCTGCCGGGCGGCCTCCTGCTCGGCCTTCTTGGCCGCCTGGGCCGCGCGCTGCTCCTCCAGCCCGGCCCGGATCCGCTCCAGCTCCTCCCGCGCGGCGGTGAGCCGGTCCATCACCGCGTTGTCGTACTCCATCACGTCGCCCACGATCATGGCCCGGTCCAGCAGATCCGAAAAGTCCCTGGCCCCGAAGAGGATGGACCAGTAGGACACGTCGCCGTCCTCCTCCATGGCCCGCACCCGGGCGCAGAACAGCTCGTACTGCGCCTGCTCCCTGGCCTGGGCCTGGGCGTGCTCGGCCTCCTTTTGGGCGATGGCGCCGTCGTAGTAGGCCAGCTGCTCCGCGATGCTCTCCAGCTCCCGGTCCATGGCGGCCAGCTCCTGGTCCAGCAGGGCCTTGCGAGCCATGGCCTGCTCCTTGTCGTCCCCGATGGCCTCCAGCTTGGCGGAGATTTCCGCCTGCCGGGCCTTGGCCTCGATCTGCTCCTGCTCCAGCGCGTCAATCTCGGACTGGGTGACCCCCAGCGCGGGCAGGGCCGTGGGCAGCAGGAGGGCCGCCGCCAGGGCGAGGGCCAGGACGGCGCGGTACGGACGGCGGACCGGCTTCATGGGCGCTCCTTTCCAAAAAAGTGCTTAGCGGTAAGTAAACTTGATGTTGGGGTACATCTTCTGGGGGTCCACCCGGGAGTAGTTCACCCGCACCTCCAGGTGCAGGTGGTTGCCGGTGGAGCGGCCCGTGGTGCCCACGTAGCCGATCACATCCCCCTGCTTGACGATGTCCCCCTCGGAACAGTTGCGGGAGCTCATGTGGGCGTAGAGGGTGGAGTCCCCGTTGCCGTGGTCGATGACCACGTAGCGGCCGTAGGTGCCGCCGTTGTTGGTGGAGGTGACCACCTGGCCGCCCCGGGCCGCGTGGATGGGGGTGCCGGAGGGGGCGGGGATGTCGATGCCCGTATGGGTGGAGTACTTGCCGGTGACCGGGTGGATGCGCCCGCCGAACACCGAGGAGAGGGCGGTATACCCCCCGTCCAGGGGCCAGCGGTAGCCGGAGCCGGGGTCGATGGTCACGTTGTTGGCCCGGCGCTGGGCCTCCAGCTCCTTCTGCTTCTTGACGATCTCCTGGCCGATGCGGGCCTCTTCCTTATACTCCTCGTCCAGCATCTGGTTGACCTTGGCCGCGTCGTTGTTGATCTGGTCCAGCAGCTGCTTGGCCTCGGCCACCTTGGCGGCCTGGTCCTGGCGCTTCACGGCCTGGTCGTCCCGCACCAGCTGCTGGGCGGCCCGGCTCTCCTCCAGGGAGGCCTTGAGGCGCTCGATCTCCTCCCGGGTGGCGGTGAGCTGGTCCATCACCGCGTTGTCGTAGTCCATCACGTCTCCCACGATCATGGCCCGGTCCAGCA
It includes:
- a CDS encoding peptidase M23 — translated: MKPVRRPYRAVLALALAAALLLPTALPALGVTQSEIDALEQEQIEAKARQAEISAKLEAIGDDKEQAMARKALLDQELAAMDRELESIAEQLAYYDGAIAQKEAEHAQAQAREQAQYELFCARVRAMEEDGDVSYWSILFGARDFSDLLDRAMIVGDVMEYDNAVMDRLTAAREELERIRAGLEEQRAAQAAKKAEQEAARQAQAAKVAEARSVLSALSSQEAAAKKLLEQEQADAAKIAAEIAQKQKELEEERRRNNVVLDPGTGYHWPLPGNYRLTSRYGYRTHPITGVANSFHTGLDIAAPKGTSIEAARGGQVLTSGYNGSYGNYVVIDHDGGDSTLYAHMNARSCSEGDIVKQGDVIGYVGMTGSANGYHLHLEIRVGGSRIDPISAYGGLPFTYASSY
- a CDS encoding peptidase M23, whose protein sequence is MANKQKPQQKKKKEKYWDMRRIVVAVLAVLMAVLLLLPMVTMMLPAGSAVTESEIDSLKGQQEEIKNKLADLKAQMAEIKDDQAQAIQKKNILVQELSAIDEELANMDRQLSLYDQQIAQTEQERLDAVKREQAQYELFCTRVRSMEEDGNVSYWSILFNASDFSDLLDRAMIVGDVMDYDNAVMDQLTATREEIERLKASLEESRAAQQLVRDDQAVKRQDQAAKVAEAKQLLDQINNDAAKVNQMLDEEYKEEARIGQEIVKKQKELEAQRRANNVTIDPGSGYRWPLDGGYTALSSVFGGRIHPVTGKYSTHTGIDIPAPSGTPIHAARGGQVVTSTNNGGTYGRYVVIDHGNGDSTLYAHMSSRNCSEGDIVKQGDVIGYVGTTGRSTGNHLHLEVRVNYSRVDPQKMYPNIKFTYR
- a CDS encoding carbon-nitrogen hydrolase, whose product is MEYFRVALLQLLPGKSRAENLRKGLDACRAARAMGADLALFPEMWSNGYGLPGGPEGLEREALGSDAPFLLAFRDLARELDMAVGVTYLERYEPLPRNSLTVFDRFGRPALTYAKVHTCDFGEERALTPGEGFYTAQLDTRSGPVRVGAMICYDREFPESARILMLQGAEILLVPNACPMELNRLCQLRARAFENMVGVATVNYPYGQPDCNGHSSAFDGMAYGEIRPGVVEARDMLVVEAGEEEGIYLATFPMDRLRAYRRAEVHGNAYRRPSRYGLLTDGAVEEPFIRGDARR